The Sandaracinaceae bacterium genome contains a region encoding:
- a CDS encoding RNA polymerase sigma factor, giving the protein MLAQLRRWGVPPDDAEDCLHDVLLRVHSLASRFDPSRPVRPWVTGIARRVALERKRARRGVPLDDATEPRVHTDPSHAADVSRALLRLRRVSQELDAERRRVWLAHDLEDVPAPELARALRVPVNTVYSRLRLARRDVRAALERVDAEARHAGRRRVLAS; this is encoded by the coding sequence CTGCTGGCGCAGCTGCGCCGCTGGGGTGTGCCCCCGGACGACGCGGAGGACTGCCTGCACGATGTGCTGCTGCGCGTGCACAGCCTGGCCTCGCGCTTCGACCCGAGCCGACCCGTCCGCCCGTGGGTCACCGGCATCGCGCGGCGTGTGGCGCTGGAGCGCAAGCGCGCGCGCCGGGGTGTGCCCCTCGATGATGCGACCGAGCCCCGGGTGCACACCGATCCGTCGCACGCGGCAGACGTGAGCCGCGCGCTGCTCCGGCTCCGGCGCGTGTCGCAAGAGCTGGACGCGGAGCGCCGCCGCGTGTGGCTGGCGCACGACCTCGAGGACGTGCCCGCGCCCGAGCTGGCGCGCGCGCTGCGTGTCCCGGTGAACACCGTGTACTCCCGGCTGCGCCTCGCGCGGCGCGACGTCCGAGCGGCGCTCGAGCGGGTGGACGCGGAGGCTCGCCACGCGGGCCGCCGGCGCGTCCTCGCGAGCTGA